Proteins encoded within one genomic window of Saccharicrinis carchari:
- a CDS encoding alkene reductase, with translation MLLYDTYNLGPLSLKNRVVMAPMTRNRATADHIPNKLMAEYYGQRSGAGLIITEGTSPSANGVGYPRIPGIYNKAQTEAWKQITETVHTYKAKIFVQLMHTGRVSHPDNMPVGTKVLAPSSIGMTGEIYSDKNGLQPYPTPQAMTLTDIKQTQEEFVQAAKNAIEAGFDGVELHAANGYLLDQFINPCTNQRADEYGKSLENRSRFVIETAQKVAAAIGACKTGIRVSPYGAFNDMVAFDGLEDAYEYLAKELKKLQLAYIHIVDQSDMGAPEVPTSVKDKIKIAFGGTIIASGGFDAQSANKALVSGMSDLIAFGRPFVSNPDLVYRMKNNIALQTADFNTLYTPGEKGYTDYPYIIKNG, from the coding sequence ATGTTATTATACGATACCTACAACTTAGGCCCACTTTCATTAAAAAACAGAGTGGTTATGGCTCCCATGACCCGTAACAGAGCCACCGCTGACCATATTCCCAACAAGTTGATGGCAGAATACTACGGCCAGCGATCCGGTGCCGGCTTGATTATTACCGAGGGCACTTCCCCTTCGGCTAATGGAGTGGGTTACCCCCGCATTCCGGGCATTTATAATAAGGCGCAAACGGAAGCATGGAAACAGATAACAGAAACGGTACACACCTACAAGGCTAAAATATTTGTGCAACTAATGCATACGGGTCGTGTTTCCCATCCGGATAATATGCCCGTAGGAACAAAAGTGCTGGCTCCCTCATCTATAGGGATGACGGGCGAAATATACAGCGATAAAAATGGTCTACAGCCCTACCCCACCCCACAGGCCATGACACTTACCGATATTAAACAAACACAGGAAGAATTTGTGCAGGCTGCAAAAAATGCCATAGAAGCAGGGTTCGACGGGGTAGAACTGCACGCTGCCAACGGCTATTTATTGGATCAGTTTATCAACCCATGTACAAATCAGCGTGCAGATGAATACGGTAAATCCCTTGAAAACCGTAGCCGCTTTGTTATAGAAACAGCACAAAAAGTTGCCGCCGCCATAGGTGCCTGCAAAACCGGCATACGCGTTTCGCCGTATGGTGCTTTTAATGATATGGTGGCTTTTGATGGTTTGGAGGATGCATATGAATATCTGGCAAAAGAGCTGAAGAAATTACAACTGGCATACATCCATATTGTGGATCAATCGGATATGGGCGCACCCGAGGTGCCAACATCAGTTAAAGATAAAATTAAGATTGCCTTTGGTGGAACCATCATTGCTAGTGGTGGATTTGACGCTCAATCAGCCAATAAAGCGCTTGTTTCCGGCATGAGCGATTTGATAGCTTTTGGTCGCCCCTTTGTATCCAACCCCGATCTGGTATACAGGATGAAGAACAATATTGCACTGCAGACAGCTGATTTCAATACTTTATACACTCCTGGCGAAAAAGGATATACCGATTATCCTTATATTATAAAGAACGGATAG
- a CDS encoding acyltransferase family protein: MKRLQFIDVLRITAIFMVVYQHNELDSSISIYFESFSVSLFFMVSGFVSSPKSHLPFLKVLKKYIKHLLAPYFLISGLLYLFWFFVGRHYGYKATVTHDPLLNFIGIFYAQGGADFMSWGIPMWFLPTLFNVVMLDYFVSKLKLPLQIIALLLFPVIGLWLFQHIGFHLPWSFDIALVVYLFYFVGRVFKKIDLVKIIQGKELLVFIICFSLHLYTFRFNGIVEVYYGHYGDFLGLMYFNAILAFVWLFALLKVLPNWKIVSWLGRNTLPILAFHLLMMTFVKGVALFIFDYKIEITPLNAIFYTLLQIILLIPLIHFVNRYLPFLVGIDRKKDSRMVQSKAT, translated from the coding sequence ATGAAACGATTGCAGTTTATAGATGTACTGAGGATTACTGCCATTTTCATGGTTGTTTATCAGCATAATGAATTAGATTCATCGATTAGTATTTATTTTGAATCATTTTCGGTATCACTTTTTTTTATGGTTTCAGGATTCGTTAGTAGTCCGAAAAGTCATCTGCCATTTCTTAAGGTGCTAAAGAAATATATTAAACATTTACTTGCTCCCTATTTTCTGATCAGTGGGTTACTTTATCTTTTTTGGTTTTTTGTAGGTCGGCATTATGGATATAAAGCAACTGTAACGCACGATCCCCTACTAAATTTTATAGGAATATTTTATGCACAGGGAGGTGCAGATTTTATGAGCTGGGGAATTCCTATGTGGTTTCTTCCGACTCTTTTTAATGTGGTTATGCTGGATTATTTTGTCTCTAAATTAAAACTTCCATTGCAAATTATTGCATTGTTGCTGTTTCCTGTAATTGGACTTTGGCTTTTCCAACATATTGGTTTCCATCTTCCCTGGAGTTTTGATATTGCCTTGGTTGTTTATCTGTTTTATTTTGTGGGACGTGTATTTAAAAAGATAGATTTGGTAAAAATTATCCAAGGCAAGGAATTGTTGGTTTTTATAATTTGTTTTAGTTTGCATTTATATACTTTTCGTTTTAATGGGATTGTTGAAGTGTATTATGGGCATTATGGCGATTTTTTGGGATTGATGTATTTTAATGCAATACTGGCGTTTGTTTGGCTGTTTGCTTTATTGAAAGTGTTGCCTAATTGGAAAATAGTGTCGTGGCTTGGTCGCAACACTTTGCCTATACTGGCCTTTCATTTGTTAATGATGACCTTTGTTAAAGGGGTGGCTCTTTTTATTTTTGATTATAAAATCGAGATTACACCACTCAATGCTATCTTTTACACACTATTACAAATCATTTTGCTTATACCGCTTATTCATTTTGTGAATCGCTATTTGCCTTTTTTGGTTGGAATTGATCGGAAAAAAGATTCCAGGATGGTTCAATCCAAGGCGACTTAA
- a CDS encoding sulfatase-like hydrolase/transferase, translating to MSDVKSILEVISHWALSAWGVLVLIVIMSLNRYLFTIVFPIFTFISAATAYFTWQLDISINTALIESIFLTDTAEISNYLSLPILGTLIASIGITVLLIIYRFSITFKKREFILILSLALMGIVIFTFTNKLRRNTLLMRAPFSYYIAYQDYKSNVKEMDSERRLLGEDAHVESDSIITLLIIGEALRADHIQTNGYFRVTMPKAEQKGALFLPHVHSPYTYTAASLRYFLTRAAPGMLDPMYTESSFIDIFKRCSFRTAWIANQNPLAALRYFINENDTIFINKPQFSDYSNTPKYDSDLIEPFTNLINQHHPRQLLMVHLAGNHWYYNKNLPEEYIQFTPILENKVLSNDNKERMINSYDNVTLFVDSVIEQFINELENKKAMVIFLADHGQSFGENGKWLHANGAPTEQNPACFFWFSDKYKIQFAEKVSQFIKNREKVVDTAFLFHTIIDGSAIKSPWIEPSWNLFSDQFQPKKANSDSQNE from the coding sequence ATGTCGGATGTTAAAAGTATTTTAGAGGTCATTTCACATTGGGCACTATCAGCATGGGGCGTACTGGTTCTTATTGTCATTATGAGTCTTAACCGATACTTGTTTACCATTGTCTTCCCAATTTTTACTTTTATATCGGCCGCTACAGCATATTTCACATGGCAATTGGACATCTCAATCAATACGGCACTCATCGAATCCATATTCCTGACCGACACCGCCGAAATAAGCAACTACCTTTCGTTGCCTATACTTGGTACTTTAATTGCATCCATAGGCATTACCGTATTACTAATTATTTATCGTTTCAGCATTACCTTCAAAAAAAGAGAGTTCATTCTCATTTTATCATTGGCTTTGATGGGTATTGTAATTTTCACTTTCACCAATAAATTACGTAGAAACACATTACTGATGAGGGCTCCTTTTTCGTATTATATTGCTTATCAAGATTACAAGAGTAATGTAAAGGAAATGGACAGCGAAAGACGCTTATTGGGTGAAGATGCACATGTGGAGTCAGACTCAATTATCACACTTTTAATTATTGGCGAAGCCTTACGTGCCGATCATATTCAAACCAATGGTTATTTTCGTGTTACAATGCCTAAAGCAGAACAAAAAGGGGCCCTATTTTTACCCCATGTGCACTCCCCCTACACCTACACGGCGGCCAGCCTAAGGTATTTTCTTACCAGAGCCGCACCCGGCATGCTTGATCCTATGTACACGGAAAGTTCTTTTATCGACATTTTTAAACGCTGCTCCTTCCGTACGGCATGGATAGCCAATCAAAACCCCTTGGCTGCACTCCGCTATTTCATTAACGAAAACGATACTATATTTATTAATAAGCCACAATTCTCGGATTACAGCAATACCCCAAAATATGACTCCGATCTTATTGAACCTTTTACCAATTTAATTAACCAGCACCATCCACGACAATTACTAATGGTTCACCTTGCTGGCAATCATTGGTATTACAATAAAAACCTTCCGGAGGAATATATACAATTTACTCCTATTTTAGAAAATAAGGTGCTATCGAACGACAATAAAGAGCGAATGATAAACTCCTATGATAACGTTACACTTTTTGTAGATTCAGTGATTGAACAGTTTATAAATGAGTTAGAAAATAAAAAAGCAATGGTTATTTTTCTTGCCGACCATGGGCAATCGTTTGGCGAAAATGGTAAATGGTTACACGCTAATGGTGCACCCACGGAACAAAATCCGGCCTGCTTTTTCTGGTTTTCTGATAAATACAAAATTCAGTTTGCCGAAAAAGTAAGCCAATTCATTAAAAACCGGGAAAAGGTAGTTGATACCGCCTTTTTGTTTCATACCATTATCGATGGCAGTGCCATTAAGTCGCCTTGGATTGAACCATCCTGGAATCTTTTTTCCGATCAATTCCAACCAAAAAAGGCAAATAGCGATTCACAAAATGAATAA
- a CDS encoding aspartate kinase: MVQIYKFGGASVKDAAGIKNVCNIIKSGTKPLVVVISAMGKTTNAMEEIIEAYVAQNQEQLKLAYQAVIDYHNPIVVDLFGDQHPFFNIYNKLLNELWQRLQLRPTGRYDLDYDQIVPFGELISTHIVSAYANSIHIQNQWMDARNIIRTDKNYRNAEINWGLSAQLVRKSIDFQKQSIYITQGFIGATLSDMSTTLGREGSDYSGAVLAHILNAQSLTIWKDVPGVLNADPRWYPLAQKLNEISYPEAIELAYYGAQVIHPKTLKPLQNKDIPLYVKSFLDAGLSGTVIKSLKGAVDIPVYILKKEQLFITISPKDFSFIMEDNLSAIFAIFSQHKIKVNLMQNSALNFSVCINEPRDMGSLLKALQTDFTVRYNDHVELVTIRNYTPEAIALVTKQKQIIGTQLSRNTARYVLKESEWMF; this comes from the coding sequence ATGGTTCAAATTTATAAGTTTGGTGGAGCATCGGTTAAAGATGCTGCTGGTATTAAAAATGTATGTAATATTATTAAAAGTGGCACAAAGCCCCTGGTTGTTGTTATCTCCGCTATGGGAAAAACAACCAATGCGATGGAGGAAATAATAGAGGCTTATGTTGCACAAAATCAAGAACAATTAAAATTAGCTTACCAGGCTGTTATCGATTATCATAACCCCATAGTAGTAGATTTGTTTGGCGACCAACACCCTTTTTTTAACATTTATAACAAACTGTTAAACGAGTTGTGGCAACGCTTGCAGCTTCGGCCTACGGGAAGGTACGACCTGGATTACGATCAGATTGTACCTTTTGGCGAACTCATTTCAACACATATCGTTAGTGCATATGCCAATAGCATACACATCCAAAACCAATGGATGGATGCACGAAATATAATAAGAACCGACAAGAATTATCGTAATGCAGAAATCAATTGGGGGCTGAGTGCACAGCTTGTGCGTAAATCAATTGATTTTCAGAAGCAATCGATTTATATTACCCAAGGGTTTATTGGTGCTACTCTTAGTGATATGAGTACCACTTTGGGGCGCGAAGGTTCCGATTACTCGGGTGCGGTGCTTGCCCATATTTTAAATGCCCAAAGCCTGACTATCTGGAAGGATGTGCCCGGTGTGCTCAATGCCGATCCGCGCTGGTATCCGTTGGCACAAAAACTCAACGAAATATCGTACCCCGAAGCCATCGAACTGGCTTATTACGGCGCGCAGGTAATTCATCCTAAAACCTTAAAACCCCTGCAAAACAAAGATATCCCATTGTATGTAAAGTCGTTTTTGGATGCTGGCCTGTCCGGGACTGTTATAAAATCCTTGAAAGGGGCAGTTGATATACCGGTTTACATTCTCAAAAAAGAGCAGCTCTTTATTACCATATCGCCCAAAGATTTTTCGTTTATTATGGAAGATAACCTTAGTGCCATATTTGCTATATTCAGCCAACATAAAATCAAGGTAAACCTGATGCAGAACTCGGCACTTAATTTTTCGGTATGCATAAATGAACCGCGCGATATGGGCAGTCTGTTAAAAGCTTTGCAAACGGACTTCACAGTCCGTTACAACGATCACGTAGAATTGGTTACCATCCGGAATTATACCCCTGAAGCCATAGCGCTTGTCACTAAACAAAAACAAATTATTGGCACCCAGTTAAGCCGCAATACCGCACGTTATGTTTTAAAAGAAAGTGAGTGGATGTTTTAA
- a CDS encoding alpha-amylase family glycosyl hydrolase gives MKKLIYILFIITMLASCTSHQNRQKQSFETAGSGKIVVYQVFTRLFGNTDTINKPWGTIEENGVGKFNDFTEKALKEIKSMGVSHIWYTGIPHHATVTDYTQYGISNDDPDVVKGRAGSPYAVKDYYQVDPDMAVDPAKRMEEFEALIQRTHQQGMKVIIDIVPNHVARHYQGLNNPEGVSDFGADDDTSLVYARNNNFYYIPGKAFSVPAPKDGYKPLGGSKHPLADGKFDENPAKWTGNGSRLAQPNFYDWYETVKVNYGVRPDGEYDFDTLPDSYKSKTYKEHYAFWKEKEVPDSWIKFRDIALFWMDKGVDGFRYDMAEMVPVEFWSFLNSSVKIKNPEAFLLAEVYQPDLYRDYIHKGKMDYLYDKVDLYDTLKHIMQGHGSTDNIAPILHKLADIEHHMLHFLENHDEQRIASPEFAGDAKKGMPAMVVSATLSTSPTMLYFGQEVGEPGAENAGFGAPSRTSIFDYIGVPHHQRWMNKGKFDGGQLNDEEKKLRSFYKRLLSFTANSEALMGHYADIHSFNRSRTDDYTDKVYSFVRWNNKEKLIIVSNFSAANSFAFELQIPADIMGKMEVTDGNFIAADQLFGKKTTSLNVKDGLGTIDIQLAPLQSYIFKIKSN, from the coding sequence ATGAAGAAACTTATTTACATTCTATTTATTATTACCATGTTAGCTAGCTGCACAAGCCATCAAAACCGGCAAAAGCAATCTTTCGAAACTGCCGGATCGGGCAAAATAGTAGTTTATCAGGTTTTTACGCGTTTGTTTGGAAACACCGATACCATTAATAAACCCTGGGGAACCATAGAGGAGAATGGTGTGGGTAAATTCAACGATTTTACCGAAAAGGCCTTAAAGGAAATAAAAAGTATGGGAGTTAGCCATATTTGGTACACCGGAATTCCGCATCATGCAACGGTAACCGATTATACCCAATACGGCATATCCAACGACGACCCGGATGTAGTGAAAGGCCGTGCAGGATCGCCCTATGCAGTAAAAGACTATTATCAGGTAGATCCGGATATGGCGGTAGATCCTGCCAAACGAATGGAAGAGTTTGAAGCGCTGATTCAACGAACGCATCAACAAGGGATGAAGGTAATTATAGATATTGTACCCAACCATGTAGCCCGTCATTATCAAGGTCTTAACAATCCGGAGGGTGTCAGTGATTTTGGTGCTGATGATGATACTTCGCTGGTGTACGCACGCAATAACAACTTTTATTACATCCCCGGAAAAGCTTTTAGTGTGCCAGCGCCTAAAGATGGTTACAAGCCGTTGGGAGGAAGCAAGCATCCGCTGGCCGATGGCAAGTTTGATGAGAATCCTGCTAAATGGACGGGCAATGGTTCGCGTTTAGCACAACCCAATTTTTACGATTGGTACGAAACGGTAAAGGTAAATTATGGCGTGCGTCCGGATGGAGAGTATGATTTTGATACTTTGCCCGATAGTTATAAAAGCAAAACTTACAAGGAGCATTATGCTTTCTGGAAAGAAAAAGAGGTGCCGGATTCTTGGATTAAATTCCGGGATATAGCTCTTTTTTGGATGGATAAAGGGGTGGATGGTTTTAGATACGATATGGCGGAAATGGTTCCGGTGGAGTTTTGGAGCTTCTTAAATTCATCTGTCAAAATAAAAAATCCGGAGGCTTTTTTATTGGCCGAGGTGTATCAGCCCGACTTGTACCGGGATTACATCCACAAAGGCAAGATGGATTACCTTTACGATAAGGTAGATTTGTACGATACCCTAAAGCACATTATGCAAGGACACGGCTCTACCGATAATATTGCCCCCATACTACACAAACTGGCGGACATTGAGCATCACATGCTTCACTTTCTCGAAAATCATGATGAGCAGCGCATTGCCTCGCCTGAATTTGCCGGCGATGCCAAAAAGGGAATGCCGGCCATGGTTGTATCGGCCACCTTGAGCACTTCGCCCACAATGCTTTATTTTGGACAGGAGGTAGGGGAGCCGGGTGCAGAAAATGCAGGTTTCGGTGCGCCTTCGCGTACTTCTATCTTCGATTATATTGGTGTGCCGCATCATCAGCGCTGGATGAACAAAGGAAAGTTTGATGGAGGCCAGTTAAATGATGAGGAAAAGAAATTGCGCAGTTTTTATAAAAGGCTGTTGAGTTTTACTGCAAATAGTGAAGCCCTAATGGGCCATTATGCCGACATACATTCTTTTAACAGGAGCCGGACAGACGATTATACGGACAAAGTTTATTCATTTGTTCGTTGGAACAACAAAGAAAAGCTGATTATAGTTTCTAATTTTAGTGCTGCGAACAGCTTTGCTTTTGAACTTCAAATTCCGGCTGATATTATGGGTAAGATGGAGGTTACAGATGGTAACTTTATTGCTGCTGATCAATTGTTTGGTAAAAAAACCACTTCCTTAAATGTAAAGGATGGTTTGGGCACCATAGATATTCAGCTGGCACCCTTGCAGTCGTATATTTTTAAAATAAAGTCAAACTAA
- a CDS encoding sensor histidine kinase produces the protein MNCSRKRREITRKYTRWLFENNKQYIRNLLLMYMSLYPIFAVLHSYGTSKPFSTLASLSFFAGLPLLIAAYVCTFIDKCVPYIRTINATAFLGVSLNITLTYAYHILGYDTLDSYYTILVISLAMLGLSMSKVLLINLYIALSAILFILISVFVHELPTYNSHLFVRSSTYVIVASGLFTMAGLVIDRFLFKLFCAQKNITKEIVKISDQKDTLENLNETKDRFFSIISHDLRSPFTSLIGYFDILLRNDGKEFKVRKDDIEKIYLHVRRTYNLLNNLLNWSKTQLNEYEHKPKRYKLGPIFAENRSLYREIASQKGIKITHSYPRNAMVYCNKEMIATIIRNLIFNAIKFTRSRGEIHLSARQIGENEIEIAVKDNGIGMHDKDIDKVLNPTIHHVKKGTHSEKGAGIGLIICNDILKKHNSKMQIESKRNVGSKFFFVLPIYPEMRVTHVADSV, from the coding sequence ATGAATTGTAGTAGAAAGAGGAGAGAGATTACGCGTAAATACACGCGATGGCTGTTTGAGAACAACAAGCAATACATTCGTAATTTATTACTAATGTACATGAGCTTGTACCCTATATTTGCCGTTTTACACAGCTATGGCACATCAAAGCCATTCAGCACCTTAGCAAGTCTAAGCTTTTTTGCAGGCCTACCCTTACTGATAGCCGCTTATGTATGTACATTTATTGATAAATGTGTACCCTATATCCGAACAATCAATGCAACGGCTTTTTTGGGAGTTAGCCTTAACATTACACTTACCTACGCATACCACATACTTGGCTATGACACCTTAGATTCGTATTACACAATTCTGGTTATATCATTGGCTATGCTTGGCTTATCCATGAGCAAGGTACTGTTAATCAACCTATACATTGCCCTATCGGCTATTTTATTTATATTGATTTCGGTTTTTGTACACGAGTTACCTACCTATAACTCTCATTTGTTTGTAAGGTCGAGCACCTATGTAATTGTAGCTTCAGGATTATTTACAATGGCAGGTTTAGTAATCGACCGCTTTTTATTTAAGTTGTTTTGTGCCCAAAAGAATATAACAAAGGAAATAGTAAAAATAAGCGATCAAAAAGATACTCTGGAAAACCTCAATGAAACCAAGGATCGTTTTTTTAGTATTATTTCACACGATTTACGCAGTCCCTTTACCTCGCTCATAGGCTATTTTGATATTTTACTTCGTAACGACGGCAAAGAATTTAAGGTCAGGAAAGATGATATTGAAAAGATTTATTTGCATGTACGTAGAACCTACAACTTATTGAACAATTTATTAAACTGGAGCAAAACACAACTTAACGAGTACGAACACAAACCCAAACGTTATAAATTAGGCCCTATATTTGCTGAGAATCGATCGCTATATCGCGAAATTGCTTCGCAAAAGGGAATAAAAATTACACATTCCTACCCCAGAAATGCAATGGTATATTGCAATAAAGAAATGATAGCCACCATTATACGTAATCTGATTTTTAACGCTATTAAATTTACGAGGTCGCGTGGCGAGATTCATTTAAGCGCCAGGCAAATAGGCGAAAACGAAATAGAAATTGCCGTTAAAGACAATGGCATTGGCATGCACGATAAAGACATTGACAAAGTACTAAACCCCACAATTCATCATGTAAAAAAAGGTACGCATAGCGAAAAAGGTGCCGGAATAGGCCTGATTATATGCAACGACATACTAAAAAAACATAACAGCAAAATGCAAATAGAAAGCAAGAGAAATGTGGGCAGTAAGTTTTTCTTTGTTTTACCAATATATCCTGAGATGCGTGTTACGCACGTGGCAGATAGCGTATAG
- a CDS encoding CAP domain-containing protein, with product MFIRYILTLLVFVVALFANTLVYAKDIIKYDLSESEVKKYENLNHKENRLIAYKDDKNALLLKLNQLAHINASRKKHHQPMVELDILASRVANKIAREAATNNFMGHYNLKGESPYYRYALAGGTAHVTENASALSSTEFLPSKPEHIASYMQQAHNAFMAERAPNDGHKLNCIHPHHNYIGIGFYLHKNQFRYYEEFLDRYLKFDDFNATVKVNSKVLLPVQPQKGKHLHMALAYYEKFPAQMNADAINRQMSYNDYSDELAHKILPWDLPVINDQGFIPLAFTFQKKGLYYIQIYLDDEPFITGPASTKNKVQASGVVIEVK from the coding sequence ATGTTTATAAGATACATTTTAACGTTATTGGTTTTTGTGGTAGCACTTTTTGCAAACACACTTGTTTATGCGAAGGATATAATTAAGTATGATCTATCTGAATCGGAAGTTAAAAAATACGAAAACCTTAATCACAAGGAAAACAGATTAATAGCGTACAAAGACGACAAAAATGCACTCCTCCTTAAGTTAAACCAGTTGGCTCACATCAATGCTTCGCGAAAAAAGCACCACCAACCCATGGTAGAATTGGATATTTTGGCCTCACGTGTTGCCAATAAAATAGCCCGAGAGGCAGCCACCAACAATTTTATGGGGCATTATAACTTAAAGGGCGAATCGCCTTATTACCGTTATGCGCTTGCCGGAGGCACAGCACACGTAACAGAAAATGCCTCTGCGCTCTCTTCAACCGAGTTTTTACCCTCTAAGCCGGAACATATTGCAAGCTACATGCAGCAGGCACACAATGCCTTTATGGCGGAACGTGCGCCTAACGATGGCCATAAACTAAACTGTATCCACCCTCATCACAATTATATAGGCATTGGCTTTTACCTTCATAAAAATCAATTCAGATATTACGAAGAGTTTTTAGACCGATATCTAAAGTTCGATGACTTTAATGCCACAGTAAAAGTGAACTCAAAAGTATTGCTCCCCGTTCAACCGCAAAAAGGAAAACATCTACATATGGCATTGGCATATTACGAAAAGTTTCCGGCTCAAATGAATGCCGATGCCATTAACCGGCAGATGAGTTACAATGACTATAGTGATGAGTTGGCTCACAAAATACTACCCTGGGATTTACCTGTAATTAATGATCAGGGATTTATACCCTTAGCGTTTACTTTTCAGAAAAAAGGTTTGTATTATATACAAATCTACCTGGATGACGAGCCTTTTATAACAGGCCCGGCATCCACCAAAAATAAAGTACAGGCCTCGGGAGTGGTGATTGAGGTAAAGTAA
- the fbp gene encoding class 1 fructose-bisphosphatase: MNPFKVTTLNEFILNSQAQFPDAEGDLTHLLHHVGTAAKIVNREVNKAGLVDILGEMGTSNIQGEDQKKLDVFANDHFINSLHSCGEVCAIASEENESFILFDDDVARKGKYVFLMDPLDGSSNIDVNVSIGTIFSIYKRKSPIGEKATMDDFLQPGTEQVAAGYILYGSSTMLVYTTGQGINGFTLDPSIGEYCLSNTLIKTPENGTIYSINEGNYLKFPAGVKQYIKYCQEKDEKSHRPYSSRYIGSLVSDIHRNLLKGGIFMYPVIDNAPHGKLRLLYECNPIAFIIEQAGGRATDGKNRIMETKPLSLHQRTPFFCGSSNMVNKVEEFIQVFG, from the coding sequence ATGAATCCATTTAAAGTTACCACCCTCAATGAGTTTATCCTTAACAGTCAGGCACAATTTCCGGATGCCGAAGGCGACCTGACACATCTGCTCCACCATGTGGGCACAGCGGCAAAAATAGTGAACCGCGAAGTAAACAAAGCGGGTTTGGTTGATATCCTGGGCGAGATGGGAACTTCCAACATTCAGGGCGAAGATCAAAAAAAACTGGATGTATTTGCCAACGACCACTTTATCAATTCGCTCCATTCGTGTGGCGAAGTATGTGCCATTGCCTCGGAAGAAAACGAAAGCTTTATCCTGTTCGATGATGATGTTGCACGCAAGGGAAAATATGTATTTTTGATGGATCCCCTGGATGGCTCATCCAATATTGATGTCAACGTTTCCATCGGCACAATTTTCTCAATCTACAAACGAAAATCCCCGATTGGTGAAAAGGCTACCATGGACGATTTTCTACAGCCGGGAACCGAACAGGTAGCGGCAGGGTATATATTATACGGATCGTCTACAATGCTGGTTTATACCACGGGGCAGGGCATCAACGGTTTTACGCTGGATCCATCCATTGGAGAGTATTGCCTTTCGAATACTTTAATAAAGACACCTGAAAACGGCACTATATATTCTATCAATGAGGGCAATTACCTGAAATTTCCGGCAGGGGTTAAGCAGTATATTAAATATTGCCAGGAGAAGGACGAGAAGAGCCACCGCCCGTATTCTTCGCGCTATATCGGTTCATTGGTGTCGGACATCCATCGGAACTTACTAAAGGGCGGTATTTTTATGTATCCTGTAATTGACAACGCACCACACGGCAAATTGCGTCTACTTTACGAGTGCAATCCCATCGCCTTTATTATTGAGCAAGCCGGTGGAAGGGCAACGGATGGAAAAAATCGTATCATGGAAACGAAACCATTATCCCTTCACCAACGTACACCGTTTTTCTGTGGCTCATCCAACATGGTAAATAAAGTTGAAGAATTTATTCAAGTATTTGGATAA
- a CDS encoding 3-keto-disaccharide hydrolase — MSVLYLAGCVNKSTNTSRKDVDQWISLFNGKNLDNWVVKIHHHNFGDNYANTFRVIDGKIQVNYDGYNKFDERFGHLFYHQPFSSYHLRFKYRFTDQWMEDAPIFTFRNSGVMFHSQDPKSILKGQDWPISVEYQILAEETEGTARPTGNVCSPGTEVYYNGEIDPRHCISSTSSTYTWDKWMSGELIVRGDSIVHKVNGKVVLKYSKPTIGGGVVTGFDPAVKRDGKLLTEGYIALQSEGQGIEFKDIEIKILGEIAGR, encoded by the coding sequence ATGAGTGTTTTATATCTCGCGGGCTGTGTTAATAAAAGTACTAATACAAGCCGTAAGGATGTTGATCAATGGATTTCGCTTTTTAATGGGAAAAATTTAGACAACTGGGTCGTGAAAATTCATCACCACAATTTTGGAGATAATTATGCCAATACTTTTCGTGTAATAGATGGTAAGATACAAGTGAATTACGATGGTTATAATAAGTTCGACGAGCGTTTTGGGCACCTGTTTTATCATCAACCTTTTTCGTCGTATCATCTAAGGTTTAAATATCGATTTACCGATCAGTGGATGGAAGATGCGCCCATCTTCACATTCCGAAACAGCGGAGTTATGTTTCATTCGCAGGATCCTAAAAGTATATTGAAAGGGCAGGATTGGCCTATTTCGGTAGAATACCAAATTTTAGCTGAAGAAACTGAAGGAACAGCTCGACCAACCGGTAATGTTTGCTCTCCCGGAACGGAGGTGTACTACAATGGGGAAATAGATCCACGCCACTGCATCAGTTCCACGTCGTCGACCTATACATGGGATAAGTGGATGAGCGGTGAACTTATTGTACGAGGTGATAGCATTGTGCATAAGGTTAATGGTAAGGTGGTGCTTAAGTATAGTAAGCCAACCATTGGTGGGGGTGTTGTAACTGGATTCGACCCTGCTGTTAAGCGTGACGGTAAACTGCTTACGGAGGGGTATATAGCATTACAATCAGAAGGACAAGGAATAGAATTTAAAGACATAGAAATAAAAATATTGGGGGAAATTGCAGGTCGGTGA